In Candidatus Promineifilum breve, one genomic interval encodes:
- a CDS encoding AtpZ/AtpI family protein — MSQDPNLRQAAALTNTVGQVGCVTAFAALIIIGIAFGAGWFLDGYLGNERKIFTVIFMLGSFPVTLYAMIRISLWMMEKANRSVERINQEEKDKTAT; from the coding sequence GTGTCTCAAGATCCGAACCTCAGACAGGCGGCCGCGCTGACCAACACCGTTGGGCAGGTCGGTTGCGTCACTGCCTTCGCGGCCCTGATCATCATCGGCATCGCTTTCGGCGCCGGATGGTTTCTGGATGGCTATCTGGGCAATGAGCGTAAGATCTTTACCGTAATTTTCATGCTCGGCAGCTTCCCGGTCACGCTATATGCCATGATTCGCATCAGCCTGTGGATGATGGAAAAAGCCAACCGGTCGGTCGAGCGCATAAACCAGGAAGAAAAGGACAAGACCGCAACATGA
- a CDS encoding complex I subunit 4 family protein — protein MEFPYLSIIALSPILFAIIILLLPKERGENARMLGLAAMVLGLVLSIYVYVATYQNLPAAGTPWRDTLMFLEEHSWVPSIGINYIVGVDGLSATLVLLTSIVGLGGVLISWSVDDRPREFYAFFMLLVAGVQGVFIAVDAFLLFFFYELAVLPMYVMIVVWGWKVTREYAAMKLTLYLLIGSFVSFIAFLVLYFTPVEGGEALRTFDLRVWSEANFAFDIQRIWFMPLFLGFGVLAGLWPFHNWSPDGHVAAPTAVSMIHAGVLMKLGAYASMRVGIQLLPEGAVYWLPFVIILTLVNVVYGSFIAMRQRDMKYLIGYSSVSHMGLVSMGFAAMTLVGFTGAGIQMVSHGVMTALFFAVVGMIYDRAHTRNMDELSGMRKALPWTVVAFIIGGLVSMGMPGLSGFLAEFPIFLGVWEGRGIDLSAVFGLNPSNFYGWVAIISVLGIIITAAYILRAVQKVFFGDYEGEKWHDMRPLMAIDKFVLVAFCVILIVIGVVPAVIAPIVESGMEPVVGRLQAAQEAAQFTGGGVTNAAQDMFRIVAANLMSWLGGA, from the coding sequence ATGGAATTCCCTTATCTTTCAATCATCGCATTATCGCCAATCCTCTTCGCGATCATCATCCTGCTGCTGCCCAAGGAGCGGGGGGAGAACGCCCGCATGTTGGGGCTGGCGGCCATGGTTCTGGGCCTGGTGTTGTCGATCTACGTCTACGTCGCCACCTACCAGAATTTGCCCGCGGCCGGCACGCCCTGGCGCGATACGCTCATGTTCCTGGAAGAGCATAGCTGGGTTCCCAGCATCGGCATCAACTATATCGTCGGCGTCGATGGGCTGAGCGCCACGCTGGTGCTGCTGACGTCGATCGTCGGCCTGGGCGGGGTGCTCATCTCCTGGAGCGTGGACGACCGGCCGCGCGAGTTCTACGCCTTCTTCATGTTGCTGGTGGCCGGCGTGCAGGGCGTGTTCATCGCCGTCGATGCCTTCCTGCTCTTCTTCTTCTACGAGCTGGCCGTCTTGCCCATGTACGTGATGATCGTCGTCTGGGGCTGGAAGGTGACCCGCGAATACGCGGCCATGAAGCTGACCCTCTATCTGCTCATCGGCAGCTTCGTGTCGTTCATCGCTTTCCTGGTGCTCTACTTCACGCCGGTGGAGGGGGGCGAGGCGCTACGGACGTTTGACCTGCGCGTCTGGTCGGAGGCCAACTTCGCCTTTGACATCCAGCGAATCTGGTTCATGCCCCTCTTCCTGGGCTTTGGCGTGCTGGCCGGTCTGTGGCCGTTCCACAACTGGTCGCCCGACGGCCACGTGGCCGCGCCCACGGCCGTGTCGATGATCCACGCCGGGGTGCTGATGAAGCTGGGAGCCTATGCTTCCATGCGGGTCGGCATCCAACTGCTGCCCGAGGGCGCGGTCTACTGGCTGCCGTTCGTAATCATCCTGACCCTGGTCAACGTCGTCTATGGCTCATTCATCGCCATGCGCCAGCGCGACATGAAGTACCTGATCGGCTACTCCAGCGTCAGCCACATGGGGCTGGTGTCGATGGGCTTCGCGGCCATGACCCTCGTCGGCTTCACCGGGGCGGGCATCCAGATGGTCAGCCACGGTGTCATGACCGCTCTCTTCTTCGCCGTCGTCGGCATGATCTACGACCGGGCGCACACGCGCAACATGGATGAACTGAGCGGTATGCGTAAGGCGCTGCCCTGGACGGTGGTGGCCTTCATCATCGGCGGTCTGGTGTCGATGGGTATGCCCGGACTGTCGGGCTTTTTGGCCGAGTTCCCCATCTTCCTGGGGGTGTGGGAGGGGCGCGGCATCGATCTGAGCGCGGTGTTTGGTCTGAACCCGTCGAATTTCTACGGCTGGGTCGCCATCATCTCCGTGCTGGGCATCATCATCACCGCGGCCTACATCCTGCGGGCCGTGCAAAAAGTATTCTTCGGCGATTACGAGGGCGAGAAGTGGCACGACATGCGGCCGCTCATGGCTATCGACAAATTCGTCCTCGTCGCCTTCTGCGTCATCCTGATCGTCATCGGCGTCGTGCCGGCCGTCATCGCCCCCATCGTTGAGTCGGGCATGGAGCCGGTCGTCGGGCGCTTGCAGGCGGCGCAAGAGGCGGCCCAGTTCACCGGCGGAGGCGTTACCAATGCCGCGCAGGATATGTTCCGCATCGTCGCCGCTAACCTCATGTCCTGGCTGGGAGGTGCATAA
- a CDS encoding F0F1 ATP synthase subunit A produces MRIKKRYILLILIALMILFGSVIAYTKPVLPFIQLPGEPYPGTEGLMPSFLFNNAGLINTFVATLVAWGVVLLLAFGLRARSRTADEVPTGFYNVFEMILEGAYNFAQNIAGPKVREFFPYFMSFILIILVSNWMGLIPGYDSIGLWEHKPHFAELEVEKELTAAAAAAGEEVDHTALEEAMHEAGLAEDETNAWGLRDGLFLIRADNAQEGAAIETDSHGRAVGRNIETADWTIVPLLRPASTDLNFTLAFALIAMVMVQYFGFKHLGFSYLQKFFPFLEKNWVDKVKGNPIKAIDPAVGILELVSEISKIISFSFRLLGNMFAGMVLLFVMGYILSVANLAFFGLELFVGVIQALVFALLTLIFMNSATEHHGGGGEEHH; encoded by the coding sequence ATGAGAATAAAGAAACGCTACATTCTCCTTATCCTCATCGCCCTGATGATCCTCTTCGGCTCGGTCATCGCCTACACCAAGCCCGTATTGCCCTTCATCCAGTTGCCCGGCGAACCGTATCCGGGCACGGAAGGGCTGATGCCGTCGTTCTTGTTCAACAACGCCGGGCTGATCAACACCTTCGTCGCCACGCTGGTGGCCTGGGGGGTGGTGTTGTTGCTGGCGTTTGGCTTGCGCGCCCGCTCGCGCACGGCCGATGAAGTGCCGACCGGCTTCTACAACGTCTTTGAGATGATTCTGGAAGGGGCCTATAACTTCGCCCAGAACATCGCCGGGCCGAAAGTGCGGGAGTTCTTCCCCTACTTTATGAGCTTCATCCTGATCATCCTGGTCTCCAACTGGATGGGCCTTATCCCCGGCTATGACAGCATCGGCCTGTGGGAGCACAAGCCGCACTTTGCCGAGTTGGAAGTGGAAAAGGAGCTTACCGCGGCGGCCGCCGCCGCGGGGGAAGAGGTCGATCACACCGCGCTGGAAGAGGCCATGCACGAAGCCGGGCTGGCCGAAGACGAGACCAACGCCTGGGGCCTGCGCGATGGACTGTTCCTGATTCGCGCCGATAACGCCCAGGAAGGCGCGGCCATCGAGACCGACTCGCACGGCCGGGCCGTGGGTCGCAATATCGAAACCGCCGACTGGACGATTGTGCCCCTGCTGCGCCCGGCATCGACCGACCTGAACTTCACCCTGGCCTTTGCCCTCATCGCGATGGTGATGGTGCAGTACTTCGGCTTCAAGCACCTGGGCTTCAGCTATCTGCAAAAGTTCTTCCCCTTCCTGGAAAAGAACTGGGTGGATAAGGTCAAGGGCAACCCCATCAAGGCCATCGACCCGGCGGTCGGTATCCTGGAACTGGTCAGCGAGATCTCCAAAATCATCTCGTTCTCCTTCCGTCTTCTGGGCAATATGTTCGCCGGCATGGTCTTGCTGTTCGTCATGGGCTACATTCTGTCCGTCGCCAACCTGGCCTTCTTCGGACTGGAATTGTTCGTCGGCGTCATCCAGGCGCTCGTGTTTGCCCTGCTGACGCTCATCTTTATGAATAGCGCCACCGAACATCATGGCGGTGGTGGTGAAGAGCATCACTAG
- a CDS encoding peptidylprolyl isomerase, whose translation MNRKRLAPLAHLILLLLAACSNGGATTTILPTAAPAGQEPAAATLPPPAAATNTPVPPTPTPTEPLAALVNGEPIFLAAFEAELARYEASLSAGGAPPAGTATNVREQVLNALIERQLILQAATAQGVTVTPETVEQRLAELRAAGDPATFDAFLQTNGWTEEQFREVLTAELITGEMVTRVTADVPTTMDQVRASYIQMDDGALAQSVLDRARAGDDFAFLAEQNSVDRVTGVNGGDLGFFGPGSLLVPEVEAAAFALQPGGISDLIAVTDATGKTTYYIVKVTERDPNRELTAEGRYDLLQAAFDAWLDGLWAGATIERFTQ comes from the coding sequence ATGAATCGTAAACGCCTGGCGCCTCTGGCGCACCTCATCCTGCTTCTCCTGGCCGCCTGTTCCAACGGCGGCGCGACGACCACCATTCTGCCCACGGCCGCCCCGGCCGGGCAGGAACCGGCCGCGGCCACCCTGCCGCCGCCGGCCGCGGCCACCAACACGCCCGTGCCGCCCACCCCGACGCCGACCGAACCGCTGGCGGCGCTGGTCAACGGCGAGCCGATCTTCCTGGCCGCCTTCGAGGCCGAACTGGCCCGCTATGAGGCCTCGCTGTCGGCCGGGGGCGCGCCGCCGGCCGGCACGGCGACCAACGTCCGCGAGCAGGTGCTCAACGCCCTCATCGAGCGGCAGCTCATCCTGCAAGCCGCGACCGCCCAGGGCGTCACCGTCACCCCGGAGACGGTCGAGCAACGGCTGGCCGAACTGCGCGCCGCCGGCGACCCGGCCACCTTCGACGCCTTCCTGCAAACCAACGGCTGGACGGAAGAGCAGTTCCGCGAGGTATTGACCGCCGAACTGATCACCGGCGAAATGGTGACCCGCGTGACGGCCGACGTGCCGACGACGATGGATCAGGTGCGGGCCAGCTACATCCAGATGGACGACGGCGCGCTGGCCCAATCGGTGCTGGATCGGGCGCGGGCCGGGGATGACTTCGCCTTTCTGGCCGAGCAGAATTCGGTCGATCGGGTGACGGGCGTCAATGGCGGCGACCTGGGCTTCTTCGGCCCCGGCTCGCTGCTCGTGCCCGAGGTCGAGGCGGCGGCCTTTGCCCTGCAACCGGGCGGGATCAGCGACCTGATCGCCGTGACCGACGCCACCGGCAAGACGACCTACTACATCGTCAAGGTGACCGAGCGCGACCCCAACCGCGAACTGACGGCCGAGGGGCGCTACGACCTGCTGCAAGCCGCGTTCGATGCCTGGCTGGATGGCCTGTGGGCCGGGGCTACAATCGAGCGCTTCACACAATAA
- the atpF gene encoding F0F1 ATP synthase subunit B, which yields MEALGINLGYLLTQILGITALLLILSAFVYKPMLRVLDERKARIAKGLEDARQASIARENADMEAKRILDEARAEAATLRREAVVAAEGAGKDVEAKAREDARAIVANAQADATEERNRILADLRGQVAAISIAAANRLVGDSLDEKRQHQLINDFFSRVPAGVSELQGEKAEVTSALPLTDAEKQSAMKMLGVKDVQFKVDPSILGGLVVRVGDRVVDDSVSNRMSALQESLRR from the coding sequence ATGGAAGCATTAGGTATTAACTTAGGCTACCTGCTGACACAGATTCTGGGTATCACCGCCTTGCTGCTGATCCTGTCCGCTTTTGTCTACAAGCCGATGTTGCGCGTGCTGGACGAGCGGAAGGCGCGCATTGCCAAGGGCCTGGAAGACGCGCGACAGGCATCGATCGCCCGCGAGAACGCCGACATGGAAGCCAAGCGCATCCTGGACGAGGCCCGCGCCGAAGCCGCCACGCTGCGCCGCGAGGCCGTTGTGGCCGCTGAGGGCGCCGGCAAGGACGTGGAGGCCAAGGCCCGCGAGGATGCACGGGCTATCGTCGCCAACGCCCAGGCCGATGCCACCGAGGAGCGCAACCGTATTCTGGCCGACTTGCGCGGTCAGGTGGCGGCCATCTCCATCGCCGCCGCCAATCGGCTGGTCGGCGATTCGCTGGATGAAAAGCGCCAGCACCAACTCATCAACGATTTCTTCAGCCGCGTACCGGCCGGCGTGTCGGAACTTCAGGGCGAAAAGGCCGAAGTCACCAGCGCCCTGCCGCTGACCGACGCCGAGAAGCAGTCGGCGATGAAGATGTTGGGCGTCAAGGACGTGCAGTTCAAGGTCGATCCGTCGATCCTGGGCGGCCTGGTGGTGCGCGTGGGCGACCGGGTGGTGGACGACAGCGTCTCCAACCGCATGAGCGCCCTGCAAGAATCGCTGCGCCGCTAA
- the atpE gene encoding ATP synthase F0 subunit C — MDELSAAALAEGLKAIGAGLAMLGAIGAGAGIGILVGGAVQGIARNPDASGNIQTNMILGIAFTEAVAIYALVVALIILFVF; from the coding sequence ATGGATGAACTATCAGCAGCAGCACTCGCCGAAGGCCTGAAGGCTATTGGCGCCGGTCTGGCTATGTTGGGCGCGATCGGCGCCGGCGCCGGTATCGGTATTCTGGTCGGCGGCGCCGTCCAGGGTATCGCCCGTAACCCGGACGCCAGCGGCAATATCCAGACCAACATGATTCTTGGTATCGCCTTCACTGAAGCGGTCGCCATCTACGCCCTGGTTGTGGCGTTGATCATCTTGTTCGTGTTCTAA
- a CDS encoding NADH-quinone oxidoreductase subunit N: MSPNVTLSWVLALAPEIGLLVVLFMVLIFDRLFKPADRRQVGLFTAWGALAVLLLTAALFWLFQQPNSAWSAAESVFWGGMMRNDLVTFVFRLMFLSALILTSLLSMDVPRLQRIEYYALLITATIGFSLMAASTDLIMIYVALETASISSYLLAGFYSGETRSAEAGMKYFVYGAFTTAVMLYGMSLLYGVTGQTNLYLLGSAFSGRQIAVVQPLLLLAAVLITVGFAFKTSIVPYHFWTPDVYEGAPTPFTGFLSTASKAAGFAVFLRVFLAGVVGPANTGSEWWAMLVAMCIITMTLGNFVAIFQTNIKRLLAYSSIAQAGYALIGLVTLSQDGSGATMFYLLMYVFTNIAAFGVVITVSNVTKSDDLKDLSGLNRRSPLLALVMLFAVLSLGGIPPTAGFFGKFFLFKAAVDTGMWWLALIGILNAFIGLYYYLAIIKYMYLYRSEEDDVAIPVSRAARVGLIASVLLIIYLGISANSAFELTRQAAAAFFSG, from the coding sequence GTGAGTCCCAACGTTACCCTTTCGTGGGTATTGGCCCTGGCCCCGGAGATCGGGCTGCTGGTCGTTTTGTTCATGGTGCTAATCTTCGACCGGCTATTCAAGCCCGCCGACCGGCGACAGGTGGGCCTGTTCACGGCCTGGGGCGCGCTGGCGGTGCTGCTGCTGACGGCCGCACTGTTCTGGCTGTTTCAACAACCCAACAGCGCATGGTCGGCGGCCGAAAGCGTCTTCTGGGGCGGCATGATGCGCAACGACCTGGTGACCTTCGTCTTCCGCCTCATGTTCCTGTCGGCGCTCATCCTGACCTCGCTGCTGTCGATGGACGTGCCGCGGCTGCAACGGATCGAGTATTACGCCCTGCTCATCACGGCCACCATCGGCTTCAGCCTGATGGCCGCCTCGACCGACCTGATCATGATCTACGTCGCGCTGGAGACGGCCAGTATCTCGTCTTACCTGCTGGCCGGCTTCTATAGCGGCGAAACCCGCTCGGCCGAAGCGGGCATGAAATACTTCGTCTATGGCGCGTTCACCACGGCGGTCATGCTCTACGGCATGAGCCTGCTCTACGGCGTGACCGGCCAGACCAACCTGTACTTGCTGGGCAGCGCCTTCAGCGGCCGGCAGATTGCCGTGGTGCAGCCGCTGCTCTTGTTGGCCGCCGTGCTCATCACGGTCGGCTTTGCCTTCAAGACGTCGATCGTCCCCTATCACTTCTGGACGCCCGACGTGTATGAGGGCGCGCCGACGCCTTTCACCGGCTTCCTGTCCACGGCTTCCAAGGCCGCCGGGTTCGCCGTGTTCCTGCGCGTCTTCCTGGCCGGCGTCGTGGGGCCGGCCAACACCGGCTCGGAGTGGTGGGCCATGCTCGTCGCCATGTGTATCATCACCATGACGCTGGGCAACTTCGTGGCTATCTTCCAGACCAACATCAAACGCCTGCTGGCCTATTCCAGCATCGCCCAGGCCGGCTACGCGCTCATCGGCCTCGTCACGCTGTCGCAAGACGGCTCCGGGGCGACGATGTTCTATCTGCTGATGTACGTCTTCACCAACATCGCCGCCTTCGGCGTGGTCATCACCGTCAGCAACGTGACGAAATCCGACGACCTGAAAGATCTGTCGGGCCTCAATCGCCGCTCGCCGCTGCTGGCGTTGGTGATGCTGTTCGCGGTGTTGTCGCTGGGTGGCATCCCGCCCACGGCCGGCTTCTTCGGCAAGTTTTTCCTGTTCAAGGCCGCCGTCGATACCGGCATGTGGTGGCTGGCCCTCATCGGCATCCTGAATGCCTTCATCGGCCTGTACTACTACCTGGCGATTATCAAGTATATGTATCTCTATCGCTCAGAAGAGGACGACGTAGCCATCCCCGTGTCGCGCGCGGCGCGGGTGGGGCTGATCGCCTCGGTGCTGCTGATCATCTATCTGGGCATCAGCGCCAACTCGGCCTTTGAACTGACGCGCCAGGCGGCGGCGGCATTTTTCTCTGGTTAA
- a CDS encoding CDP-alcohol phosphatidyltransferase family protein: MNPDQPIKQRATLTDQLRLRAKVIIDPIVDVLARYKLGPDFLTVLGFLTHIFFAYLLAIGEFRWAAVAIALLSPLDALDGALARKLGRKQGGFGAFLDSTLDRLAEIVLFGGFIYYYYAQADQTMLAVAYLAVTGSLMVSYARSRAEALGFEAKMGVLSRVERYVVLVVFLALELPHIALAILAAFTYFTFFQRMWAVWQQSREPNE, from the coding sequence ATGAACCCGGATCAGCCCATCAAACAACGCGCCACACTGACCGACCAGTTGCGCCTACGCGCCAAGGTCATCATCGATCCCATCGTCGACGTGTTGGCCCGCTATAAGCTGGGGCCGGACTTCCTGACGGTGCTGGGCTTCCTGACCCATATCTTCTTTGCTTACCTGCTGGCTATAGGCGAGTTTCGCTGGGCGGCGGTGGCCATCGCCCTGCTGTCGCCGCTGGATGCGCTGGACGGCGCGCTGGCCCGCAAGCTGGGCCGCAAGCAGGGCGGCTTCGGCGCGTTCCTCGATTCCACCCTCGACCGGCTGGCCGAGATCGTCCTCTTCGGCGGCTTCATCTATTACTACTATGCCCAGGCCGATCAGACCATGCTGGCCGTGGCCTATCTGGCCGTCACCGGCTCGTTGATGGTCAGCTACGCCCGCTCGCGGGCCGAGGCGCTGGGGTTCGAGGCCAAGATGGGCGTCCTCAGCCGCGTCGAGCGCTACGTGGTGCTCGTCGTCTTCCTGGCCCTCGAACTGCCCCACATCGCCCTGGCGATTTTGGCCGCGTTCACCTACTTCACCTTCTTCCAGCGCATGTGGGCCGTCTGGCAGCAATCGCGCGAGCCGAACGAGTAG
- a CDS encoding glycosyltransferase family 2 protein: MLDVAVIIVSWNVRQYLSDCLRSVAADLRASRLRGEVWVVDNASTDGTVALLKDLFPQVRVIANQTNVGFGAANNQGMRAAAAHHPRYYFFLNPDTLVRPGAMGRLVKCLDERPKGGMAGARLIYGDGRFQHSAFSFPGLGQLIFDLYRMPPRLYDSRLNGRYPRRYYHTDHAPFAIDHPLGATMLVRADVAESTQGFDESFHMYCEEIDWSWRVRESGWEIYVVPEAEIVHFGGESTRQIPAQSMINLWESRAQLYHKHHGRVRQSVARWLVQSQMTKRAHHAQDPQLKAAYEHIAAVWAKDGRK, encoded by the coding sequence ATGCTCGACGTTGCCGTCATCATCGTCAGTTGGAACGTGCGGCAATATCTGTCCGATTGCCTGCGCTCGGTGGCGGCCGATCTGCGCGCCTCGCGGCTGCGTGGCGAGGTGTGGGTCGTCGACAATGCCTCGACCGACGGCACGGTGGCGCTGCTGAAGGATCTGTTCCCGCAGGTGCGCGTCATCGCCAACCAGACCAACGTCGGTTTCGGCGCGGCCAATAACCAGGGAATGCGCGCCGCCGCGGCCCACCACCCACGCTATTATTTCTTTCTGAACCCGGATACGCTGGTGCGGCCGGGGGCGATGGGCCGGCTGGTGAAGTGCCTGGACGAGCGACCGAAGGGCGGCATGGCCGGGGCGCGTCTCATCTATGGCGACGGCCGCTTCCAACATAGCGCCTTCTCTTTCCCCGGCCTGGGCCAGTTGATTTTCGACCTCTACCGGATGCCGCCCCGCCTCTACGATAGTCGGCTGAACGGGCGCTACCCGCGCCGCTACTACCATACCGACCACGCGCCGTTCGCCATCGACCACCCGCTGGGGGCGACGATGCTGGTGCGGGCCGACGTGGCCGAATCGACGCAGGGCTTCGACGAATCCTTCCACATGTATTGCGAGGAGATCGACTGGAGCTGGCGGGTGCGCGAGTCGGGCTGGGAGATCTACGTCGTGCCCGAGGCCGAGATCGTCCACTTCGGCGGCGAGAGCACGCGCCAAATCCCGGCCCAATCGATGATCAACCTGTGGGAGAGCCGGGCGCAACTGTATCACAAGCACCACGGCCGGGTGCGTCAGTCGGTGGCGCGCTGGCTGGTGCAGTCGCAAATGACCAAGCGCGCCCACCACGCCCAGGACCCGCAACTGAAGGCGGCCTATGAACACATCGCCGCCGTCTGGGCCAAAGATGGGCGGAAATAG
- the lgt gene encoding prolipoprotein diacylglyceryl transferase produces MSRRIEPYWYAIGLVLAAAAALYGYHLATGLTPSRAAVIILGFPIYWYASWIITGIVLGAWVVSRLAAERARRVFEATVPTGVRARPLAELALPEVIAARLAKRRFTTLGDILWAAGLDPRRLGLKKAATDEVVAALADAPGTDAAWLTAAPWQRWNPDHAWNGLMWALILGLIGARVYHILTPSPSMAAVGIYSPLDYLRDPLQLLNFRGGGLGIYGGLAGGALGLYIFTRRNRLAMLDWSDLAVVGLALGQAIGRWGNFFNQELYGRPTNVPWAVHIDPVNRLPDYAAFERFHPAFLYESLWSLLTFFVLLRLARRHSERLLPGELTAFYLIAYAIGRSLLELVRLDSRAVAFFGLESGLAVATLISLVVALGAAAAVIIRRLRRRRATVG; encoded by the coding sequence ATGAGCCGGCGGATTGAACCCTATTGGTATGCCATCGGCCTGGTGCTGGCCGCCGCCGCCGCGCTCTATGGCTATCATCTGGCGACCGGTCTTACCCCGTCACGGGCGGCGGTCATCATTCTCGGCTTCCCCATCTACTGGTACGCCTCGTGGATCATCACCGGCATCGTCCTGGGGGCGTGGGTCGTGTCCCGGCTGGCCGCCGAGCGAGCGCGGCGCGTCTTCGAGGCGACCGTGCCCACCGGCGTCCGCGCCCGCCCGTTGGCCGAGTTGGCGCTGCCGGAGGTGATCGCGGCGCGCCTGGCGAAGCGCCGCTTCACCACGCTGGGCGACATCTTGTGGGCGGCCGGTCTCGACCCGCGCCGTCTGGGCCTGAAGAAAGCGGCCACCGATGAGGTTGTGGCCGCTCTGGCCGACGCGCCGGGTACGGACGCGGCCTGGCTCACGGCTGCCCCCTGGCAGCGCTGGAACCCCGACCACGCCTGGAACGGGTTGATGTGGGCGCTCATCCTGGGCCTCATTGGCGCGCGCGTCTACCACATCCTGACCCCCTCGCCGAGCATGGCCGCCGTGGGCATCTACTCACCGCTCGACTATCTGCGCGATCCGCTGCAACTGCTCAATTTTCGCGGCGGCGGTTTGGGCATCTACGGCGGGCTGGCCGGCGGCGCGTTGGGCCTCTACATCTTCACCCGCCGCAACCGGCTGGCGATGCTGGATTGGAGCGATCTGGCCGTGGTCGGTCTGGCGCTGGGGCAGGCCATCGGCCGCTGGGGCAATTTCTTCAATCAGGAACTCTATGGCCGGCCGACCAACGTGCCGTGGGCCGTCCATATCGATCCCGTCAACCGCCTGCCCGACTACGCCGCCTTCGAGCGCTTTCACCCGGCCTTCCTGTACGAATCGCTGTGGAGCCTGCTGACCTTCTTCGTCCTGCTGCGGCTGGCGCGCCGCCACAGCGAGCGCCTGTTGCCCGGCGAACTGACGGCGTTTTATCTCATCGCCTATGCCATCGGCCGCAGCCTGCTGGAGCTGGTGCGCCTCGATAGCCGGGCGGTGGCGTTCTTCGGGCTGGAGTCGGGGCTGGCCGTGGCGACGTTGATTTCGCTGGTCGTCGCCCTGGGCGCGGCGGCGGCGGTCATCATTCGTCGCCTGCGCCGCCGCCGGGCGACCGTCGGCTGA
- a CDS encoding phosphate/phosphite/phosphonate ABC transporter substrate-binding protein, translating into MNRTYRFIVALWVIPAGLLAGGCRALDSGATADGRPPATAAIPTATVEPTPPPPTLPTPQPTRTVAVPPPAIATATVAPTVGPTATLPPLGAAERPIQLLFPPVAAGTIILQRAAPLVEALRAATGVEFAAGIADSEAALVELICAAPEDTIGFISAAAYTVAHEQCDARAGLVAARGDGLTWQMGMLVTQPGGPVALADLAGQSWAVADTHSLPVTLYFQAQLAAAGIEPGEIVAMPEETSALLALRGGEVDFTTATFVPPIMPLDQPWLPGETDPEVWRLLGVSPTRSPIGYVLVAGEPAAGGYRLRDARARLFDTTPDIFDVTRILAVSAPIPNETVVIGADLPPELAGDILAAMTQFAASGACDASLCSADLFGWTGLQPAEDSAYDPIRAIKDTLELETADLWAELD; encoded by the coding sequence ATGAACAGGACTTATCGATTCATCGTCGCCCTCTGGGTCATACCGGCCGGTCTGTTGGCCGGTGGTTGCCGGGCGCTGGATAGCGGCGCGACGGCCGACGGCCGCCCACCGGCCACCGCAGCCATCCCGACCGCCACGGTTGAACCCACGCCGCCGCCGCCAACCTTGCCCACGCCCCAGCCTACGCGCACGGTCGCGGTTCCGCCGCCGGCCATCGCCACGGCGACCGTTGCGCCGACCGTAGGCCCCACGGCCACCCTGCCGCCGCTGGGCGCGGCCGAGCGGCCCATCCAGTTGCTCTTTCCGCCGGTGGCCGCCGGAACCATCATCCTGCAACGCGCCGCGCCACTGGTCGAGGCCTTGCGCGCCGCCACCGGGGTCGAGTTTGCCGCCGGTATCGCCGATAGCGAGGCGGCCCTGGTCGAGTTGATCTGCGCCGCCCCGGAGGACACCATCGGCTTTATCTCGGCCGCGGCCTACACCGTGGCCCATGAGCAGTGCGACGCGCGGGCCGGGCTGGTGGCGGCGCGGGGCGACGGATTGACCTGGCAAATGGGCATGTTGGTGACGCAACCGGGCGGCCCGGTCGCGTTGGCCGATCTGGCCGGGCAAAGTTGGGCCGTGGCCGACACCCACAGCCTGCCGGTCACCCTCTATTTTCAGGCGCAACTGGCGGCGGCGGGCATTGAACCGGGCGAGATCGTCGCCATGCCGGAAGAGACGAGCGCTCTGTTGGCCCTGCGCGGCGGCGAGGTGGATTTCACCACCGCCACCTTCGTGCCGCCGATCATGCCCCTTGACCAGCCCTGGCTGCCCGGCGAGACCGACCCCGAGGTGTGGCGCTTGTTGGGCGTCTCGCCCACGCGCAGCCCCATCGGCTACGTGCTGGTGGCCGGCGAGCCGGCGGCCGGCGGCTATCGCCTGCGCGACGCCCGCGCCCGTTTGTTCGATACGACGCCCGATATTTTTGACGTGACCCGCATCCTGGCCGTGAGCGCGCCGATCCCCAACGAGACGGTGGTCATCGGCGCCGACCTGCCGCCGGAACTGGCCGGCGACATCCTGGCGGCCATGACCCAGTTTGCCGCCTCCGGTGCGTGTGATGCGTCCCTATGTTCGGCCGATTTGTTCGGTTGGACCGGTCTGCAACCGGCCGAAGATTCCGCCTATGACCCGATTCGCGCTATCAAAGACACATTGGAATTGGAAACAGCCGACCTTTGGGCAGAACTGGACTGA